The following coding sequences are from one Arthrobacter sp. 24S4-2 window:
- a CDS encoding AsnC family protein, producing the protein MDGKGPAEALYAVAELHKELARTETEAVLRARQAGLSWEAIAVCLGVSKQAVHKKYGKR; encoded by the coding sequence ATGGACGGCAAAGGGCCGGCGGAGGCCCTGTATGCCGTGGCGGAGCTCCACAAGGAGCTCGCGCGCACGGAGACCGAAGCCGTGCTCCGGGCCCGCCAGGCGGGACTGTCCTGGGAGGCGATTGCGGTATGCCTCGGGGTGAGCAAGCAGGCTGTCCACAAGAAATACGGAAAGCGCTGA
- a CDS encoding DUF3817 domain-containing protein, with protein MIRLFRVLAVAEAFSWATLLTGMYFKWIARTSELGVEIAGPVHGAFFIAYGVVALTLWRLQRWPFPVALFAGLSAVVPFATILFERWAGKRGFLTPAGNAVIAAEQHEDVRV; from the coding sequence GTGATCCGCCTCTTCCGTGTGCTCGCCGTAGCCGAAGCGTTCAGCTGGGCGACCCTCCTTACCGGCATGTACTTCAAATGGATTGCCAGGACCTCGGAACTGGGCGTGGAAATCGCCGGGCCCGTGCACGGGGCATTCTTCATTGCCTACGGCGTGGTGGCGCTGACGCTGTGGCGCCTGCAGCGCTGGCCTTTCCCCGTGGCACTCTTTGCCGGTCTCTCGGCGGTGGTTCCGTTCGCCACCATCCTGTTTGAGCGCTGGGCAGGCAAGCGTGGCTTCCTGACACCGGCGGGCAACGCAGTGATTGCCGCGGAGCAGCACGAGGACGTCCGGGTCTGA
- the lipA gene encoding lipoyl synthase gives MTLAPEGRKMLRIEQRNAATPVERKPEWIKAKVQMGPEFVQLKNLVKKEGLHTVCEEAGCPNIFECWEDKEATFLIGGSECTRRCDFCQIDTGKPSPVDVFEPTKVARSVQAMQLRYATVTGVARDDLADEGVWLYAETVRKIHELNPGTGVELLIPDFSGKPEHIEAICDSKPEVFAHNVETVPRIFKRIRPAFRYDRSLDVITQGRKLGMVTKSNLILGMGETREEISDALRDLHEAGCDLITITQYLRPSERHLPVDRWVKPQEFVDLATEAEEIGFLGVMSGPLVRSSYRAGRLWATAMRKKGWEIPAELSHIESSGSTRQEASSLIAAHS, from the coding sequence GTGACACTGGCACCAGAAGGCCGGAAGATGCTGCGCATTGAGCAGCGCAATGCGGCCACACCGGTGGAACGTAAGCCGGAGTGGATCAAGGCCAAGGTCCAGATGGGCCCGGAGTTCGTCCAGCTCAAGAACCTCGTCAAGAAGGAAGGCCTCCACACCGTGTGTGAGGAGGCCGGCTGCCCCAACATCTTCGAATGCTGGGAAGACAAGGAAGCCACGTTCCTGATCGGCGGCTCCGAGTGCACCCGGCGCTGCGATTTCTGCCAGATCGACACCGGCAAGCCCTCCCCGGTGGACGTGTTCGAACCCACCAAGGTGGCCCGCTCGGTGCAGGCCATGCAGCTGCGCTACGCCACCGTGACCGGTGTGGCCCGTGACGACCTCGCCGACGAGGGCGTCTGGCTCTACGCCGAAACGGTCCGCAAGATCCACGAGCTGAACCCGGGCACCGGTGTGGAACTGCTGATCCCGGACTTCTCCGGCAAGCCCGAGCACATCGAGGCGATCTGCGACTCCAAGCCCGAGGTCTTCGCGCACAACGTCGAGACCGTGCCGCGGATCTTCAAGCGCATCCGTCCCGCGTTCCGCTACGACCGCTCCCTGGACGTCATCACCCAGGGCCGGAAGCTGGGCATGGTCACCAAGTCCAACCTGATCCTGGGCATGGGCGAGACCCGCGAGGAAATCTCCGACGCGCTCCGGGACCTGCACGAGGCCGGCTGCGACCTGATCACCATCACCCAGTACCTCCGCCCGTCCGAACGGCACCTTCCGGTGGACCGCTGGGTCAAGCCGCAGGAATTCGTGGACCTCGCCACCGAGGCCGAGGAAATCGGCTTCCTCGGCGTCATGTCCGGGCCCTTGGTCCGCTCCTCCTACCGTGCCGGCCGGCTCTGGGCCACCGCGATGCGCAAGAAGGGCTGGGAAATCCCGGCGGAACTCTCGCACATCGAAAGCTCCGGCAGCACCCGCCAGGAGGCCAGCTCCCTCATCGCGGCCCACTCCTAG
- the lipB gene encoding lipoyl(octanoyl) transferase LipB, protein MTLEFSTLGLAPDFVDYMKGWDIQRELHDKVVAGQAPSTVLLLEHAAVYTAGKLTEDHERPFDGTPVVAVDRGGKLTWHGPGQLVAYPILKLKNRSGIRDYVERLEAVMIAVMADYGINAERIKGRAGVWIKADSKGPDRKIAAIGIRVLDGVTMHGIAINCNNDLAPYAQIIACGITDAGVTTMSIETGRNIAPGDIADRIVEEFRKHEEALVSSPEGALL, encoded by the coding sequence ATGACTCTTGAGTTTTCCACGCTGGGTCTTGCCCCGGATTTCGTTGATTACATGAAGGGCTGGGACATCCAGCGCGAACTCCACGACAAAGTCGTCGCAGGCCAGGCACCCAGCACAGTTCTGCTCCTAGAGCATGCCGCCGTATATACCGCCGGCAAGCTCACCGAAGACCACGAACGGCCGTTCGACGGGACGCCCGTCGTAGCCGTGGACCGCGGCGGCAAGCTGACTTGGCACGGCCCCGGCCAGCTGGTCGCCTATCCGATCCTCAAGCTGAAGAACCGGTCCGGCATCCGCGACTACGTTGAGCGACTCGAAGCCGTCATGATCGCCGTCATGGCCGACTACGGCATCAACGCCGAGCGGATCAAGGGACGCGCCGGCGTCTGGATCAAGGCCGACAGCAAAGGACCGGACCGCAAGATCGCCGCTATCGGCATCCGCGTCCTGGATGGGGTCACAATGCACGGGATCGCCATCAACTGCAACAATGATCTGGCACCCTATGCCCAGATCATTGCGTGCGGCATAACCGATGCCGGAGTCACCACGATGTCCATCGAAACCGGCAGGAACATCGCCCCCGGGGATATCGCGGACCGGATCGTGGAAGAATTCCGCAAGCACGAAGAAGCACTCGTTTCAAGCCCCGAAGGAGCTCTACTGTGA
- a CDS encoding serine/threonine-protein kinase, which translates to MDKFENDGGAHQGGQTAPAAGAFPGLARRPAERPAPVVPGYAVGRELGRGGSATVWLVSQELTLREFAVKCFDPPGAPQPPDGGGVSGGGVPGGGREDAEDAVRREVRILSALDHDHLVKVHDVVRLRGTADGALVIVMDYAAGGSLGQLVSCRGALSVGETVTVLTPIAQVLAYLHGKGFMHSDVSPGNILFSAHGKPLLADLGVTRMVGDAVDLSRAGTEGFLDSAPVDAVRAGLQPERDVYSAAAIGWYCLTGKAPEAGAGRPPLSLLVPGVPAALAAALEAGLRSDRRERPTAAEFAAAVFRSADAAPVDLAGAVHPTVLPQLLTRRNVPPSRSARRAAKLRSWRRRLGTSGGTARRPARSPGRHAGRNGRRMASIAAALVAVGIATAWLLAVPQPAAAPDAASVPAGLETGFIADGEGSTVPADVRDLLLSQKPDEAARGLAWLRSAALSSGKLGLLDEVNAGNSPAADADSRISGRLRESGHVLAGFGTTLTRTEAEPGGSGTRAVVAVTAVTSGYQETDAAGTVVAVEAAGSEQQLRLVLVSSGGRWRIQEILPAA; encoded by the coding sequence ATGGACAAATTCGAGAACGACGGCGGCGCGCACCAGGGCGGGCAGACGGCTCCGGCCGCCGGGGCCTTCCCGGGACTGGCCCGCCGCCCAGCGGAACGGCCGGCTCCCGTGGTGCCGGGCTACGCGGTTGGGCGCGAGCTGGGCCGCGGTGGCAGCGCCACCGTGTGGCTGGTGAGCCAGGAACTGACGCTTCGCGAGTTCGCTGTGAAATGCTTTGACCCGCCCGGCGCGCCGCAGCCTCCGGACGGCGGCGGTGTCAGCGGCGGCGGTGTCCCCGGAGGCGGACGCGAGGACGCGGAGGACGCCGTGCGCCGTGAAGTCCGGATACTCTCCGCACTGGATCACGACCACCTGGTGAAGGTGCACGACGTCGTGCGGCTGCGTGGTACCGCCGACGGTGCCCTCGTGATCGTCATGGACTATGCAGCGGGGGGATCGCTCGGGCAACTGGTCAGCTGCCGGGGCGCGCTCAGCGTTGGCGAGACCGTCACGGTCCTGACGCCAATCGCCCAGGTCCTGGCCTACCTGCATGGCAAGGGGTTCATGCATTCGGATGTTTCGCCGGGCAACATACTCTTCTCCGCCCACGGCAAGCCGCTCCTGGCGGACCTTGGCGTGACACGGATGGTCGGCGATGCGGTGGACCTTTCGCGTGCCGGCACGGAAGGCTTTCTTGACTCCGCGCCCGTGGACGCCGTTAGGGCCGGGCTTCAGCCCGAGCGGGACGTCTACTCAGCAGCAGCCATCGGCTGGTACTGCCTGACCGGGAAGGCGCCGGAGGCCGGAGCCGGCCGTCCGCCTCTGTCGCTCCTGGTGCCCGGCGTGCCGGCGGCCCTCGCCGCCGCCCTGGAAGCAGGCCTAAGAAGCGACCGCCGGGAGCGGCCGACTGCCGCTGAGTTTGCGGCCGCTGTCTTCCGCAGCGCCGATGCCGCCCCCGTGGACCTGGCCGGAGCGGTCCACCCCACGGTCCTTCCGCAGCTCCTCACACGCCGCAATGTCCCGCCGTCGCGCAGTGCACGCCGCGCCGCGAAGCTCCGGTCCTGGCGGCGGCGCCTGGGCACTTCCGGCGGCACGGCCAGGCGGCCTGCACGCAGCCCGGGCAGGCATGCCGGCCGGAATGGGCGGAGGATGGCCTCCATTGCCGCGGCGCTCGTCGCCGTCGGGATAGCCACCGCCTGGTTGCTGGCCGTTCCGCAGCCGGCAGCTGCCCCGGACGCAGCATCGGTTCCGGCCGGACTGGAAACAGGCTTCATTGCGGATGGCGAAGGAAGCACGGTTCCGGCCGATGTGAGAGACCTTCTCCTGTCCCAAAAGCCCGACGAGGCAGCCCGCGGACTGGCGTGGCTGCGCTCTGCGGCCCTGAGTTCCGGGAAGCTCGGGCTGCTGGACGAGGTTAACGCGGGAAACTCGCCGGCGGCCGATGCCGACAGCAGAATCAGCGGACGGCTCAGGGAGTCCGGGCATGTCCTGGCCGGCTTCGGCACCACCCTGACCCGCACCGAGGCCGAACCCGGTGGCTCGGGTACCAGGGCCGTGGTGGCAGTCACCGCAGTCACTTCGGGCTATCAGGAGACAGATGCGGCCGGGACGGTCGTGGCGGTGGAAGCTGCCGGATCAGAGCAGCAGCTCCGCCTGGTCCTGGTCAGCTCCGGTGGCCGGTGGCGGATACAGGAGATCCTGCCGGCGGCCTGA
- a CDS encoding VOC family protein: protein MATQLYLNLPVKDLNKSVEFFTALGFSFNPDFTDENATCMIVNDNAFVMLLVENFFETFTSKSIADAGSGTEAIMAFSVDSREAVDETVRKALAAGGTPSQEVQDYGFMYNHSFQDPDGHLWEVMWMDPAGPPAEASAP from the coding sequence ATGGCCACGCAACTGTATCTGAATCTTCCCGTCAAAGACCTTAACAAGTCGGTCGAGTTCTTCACAGCGCTCGGCTTTTCCTTCAACCCGGACTTCACCGATGAGAACGCCACGTGCATGATCGTCAATGACAACGCCTTCGTGATGCTGCTCGTGGAAAACTTCTTCGAAACCTTCACCTCGAAGAGCATCGCGGACGCCGGCAGCGGCACCGAAGCCATCATGGCGTTCTCCGTGGACAGCCGCGAAGCCGTGGACGAAACCGTCCGGAAGGCCCTGGCTGCTGGCGGCACCCCGTCGCAGGAAGTCCAGGACTACGGTTTTATGTACAACCACAGCTTCCAGGACCCGGACGGTCATCTGTGGGAGGTCATGTGGATGGACCCGGCCGGTCCGCCCGCAGAGGCTTCGGCACCCTAG
- a CDS encoding GNAT family N-acetyltransferase, whose translation MSESVWLIALKNLDDDARAIKLGEVAELELGEGQRDFAGDPLRMMLVALEEDSRFPYVVDAGGEAVGVFTLQRGAASLAGWGDDHAVWLLRGFLIDRNRQGKGLGTLAAAAAVREAAKLTARLGGGEAGVVLSVNERNPAGQAAYRKAGFEDRGQYLGGDAGPQRTMYRAF comes from the coding sequence ATGTCTGAATCCGTCTGGCTTATCGCCCTGAAGAACCTCGACGACGACGCCAGGGCCATCAAGCTGGGCGAGGTCGCAGAGCTGGAACTGGGGGAGGGCCAGCGGGACTTCGCCGGTGATCCGCTGCGCATGATGCTCGTCGCGCTTGAAGAGGACTCACGCTTTCCGTATGTGGTGGACGCCGGCGGAGAAGCTGTCGGCGTGTTCACACTCCAGCGCGGTGCGGCGTCACTGGCGGGTTGGGGCGACGACCACGCCGTGTGGCTCCTGCGGGGCTTTCTCATCGACAGGAACCGGCAAGGCAAGGGACTTGGCACCCTGGCGGCCGCCGCAGCCGTCCGGGAAGCCGCGAAACTGACGGCCAGGCTGGGTGGCGGAGAGGCCGGCGTCGTTCTTTCGGTAAATGAACGCAATCCGGCCGGGCAGGCCGCCTACCGCAAAGCGGGATTTGAGGACCGCGGACAGTACCTCGGCGGCGACGCCGGACCGCAGCGGACCATGTACCGGGCCTTCTGA
- the glnA gene encoding type I glutamate--ammonia ligase, with the protein MFKTADEVLKFIKDEDIKFVDIRFTDLPGVQQHFNVPAKSVDADFFINGQLFDGSSIRGFQGIAESDMQLIPDVTTAFLDTFRMEKTLALNFSIVNPRTGDPYHRDPRGVAEKAEAYLASTGIADTAFFAPEAEFFVFDNVQYQSSPQGSFYKIDSEEAHWNTGREEEGGNLGYKTPIKGGYFPVSPTDKQADLRDAMCIALDEAGLEVERSHHEVGSAGQAEINYKFTTLTHAADDLQKFKYVIKNTADAWGKSVTFMPKPVFGDNGSGMHCHQSLWNGGEPLFYDEKGYAGLSDMARWYIGGLLKHSSAVLAFTNPTVNSYRRLVKGFEAPVNMVYSQGNRSAGIRIPITGSNPKAKRIEFRAPDPSSNPYLAFAAQLMAGIDGIRNRIEPPAPIDKDLYELPAEEAKDIPKAPGTLEEALDALAEDNEFLQAGGVFTQDLIDTWIEYKYENEIKPLSLRPNPYEFELYYGV; encoded by the coding sequence ATGTTCAAGACTGCGGACGAAGTCCTCAAGTTCATCAAGGACGAAGATATTAAATTCGTCGATATCCGCTTCACCGACCTTCCTGGCGTGCAGCAGCACTTCAATGTGCCGGCAAAGAGCGTTGATGCAGACTTCTTCATCAACGGCCAGCTCTTCGACGGTTCGTCCATCCGCGGCTTCCAGGGCATCGCCGAGTCCGACATGCAGCTCATCCCGGATGTCACCACGGCGTTCCTGGACACGTTCCGCATGGAAAAGACCCTTGCGCTGAACTTCTCCATCGTGAACCCCCGCACCGGCGACCCGTACCACCGCGACCCCCGCGGCGTGGCCGAGAAGGCTGAAGCCTACCTCGCGTCCACCGGCATCGCCGACACCGCATTCTTCGCGCCCGAAGCCGAGTTCTTCGTGTTCGACAACGTCCAGTACCAGTCCTCCCCGCAGGGCAGCTTCTACAAGATCGACTCCGAAGAAGCCCACTGGAACACCGGCCGCGAAGAAGAAGGCGGAAACCTCGGCTACAAGACCCCCATCAAGGGCGGCTACTTCCCGGTTTCCCCCACTGACAAGCAGGCCGACCTGCGCGACGCCATGTGTATTGCCCTGGACGAGGCCGGCCTTGAGGTCGAGCGCAGCCACCACGAAGTCGGCTCCGCCGGCCAGGCTGAGATCAACTACAAGTTCACCACGCTGACCCACGCGGCTGATGACCTGCAGAAGTTCAAGTACGTCATCAAGAACACCGCTGACGCCTGGGGCAAGTCGGTCACCTTCATGCCGAAGCCCGTCTTCGGCGACAACGGCTCCGGCATGCACTGCCACCAGTCGCTGTGGAACGGTGGCGAGCCGCTGTTCTACGACGAGAAGGGCTACGCCGGCCTGTCCGACATGGCACGCTGGTACATCGGCGGCCTGCTGAAGCACTCCTCGGCTGTGCTGGCCTTCACCAACCCGACGGTCAACTCCTACCGCCGCCTGGTCAAGGGCTTCGAAGCCCCGGTCAACATGGTTTACTCGCAGGGCAACCGCTCCGCCGGTATCCGCATCCCGATCACGGGCTCCAACCCGAAGGCCAAGCGCATCGAGTTCCGCGCTCCGGACCCCTCCTCCAACCCGTACCTAGCATTCGCTGCCCAGCTGATGGCCGGCATTGACGGCATCCGTAACCGCATCGAACCGCCGGCTCCCATCGACAAGGACCTCTACGAGCTCCCCGCCGAGGAAGCCAAGGACATCCCCAAGGCCCCGGGCACGCTCGAGGAGGCCCTGGACGCACTGGCCGAGGACAACGAGTTCCTCCAGGCCGGCGGCGTGTTCACCCAGGACCTGATCGACACCTGGATCGAGTACAAGTACGAGAACGAGATCAAGCCGCTCTCCCTGCGCCCGAACCCGTACGAGTTCGAGCTCTACTACGGCGTCTAG
- a CDS encoding bifunctional [glutamine synthetase] adenylyltransferase/[glutamine synthetase]-adenylyl-L-tyrosine phosphorylase yields MSLARRLISAGFSDLEKGERFLAARELEGIDQQALFAGFHLAANPDTALQSLVRLIEKHPDLRKLAAADIDTSEPLYRVLGASEALGEFLIRHPEHLDAFDVVASPEPVPADAGELRARLLRSVQADPRVRRPVAGLSGPDAYAALRTAYRRGVVDLAVKDLCAADPLDFMPAAGAELADLAGAAIEAALAVSRAEAGEQFSASEVADVGLAVIGMGKCGARELNYISDVDVIYVIDADGLDDARANTIGTALATGISRAIMSIGREPGLWEVDANLRPEGKSGPLVRTLASHESYYARWAESWEFQALLKARTIAGDAELGARYEAAVLPLIWGSANREGFVESVQAMRRRVTDNIPADEEQRQIKLGRGGLRDVEFTVQLLQLVHGKADESLRHRDTTSAIAALSAGGYIGRTDAAEFDHAYRYLRLLEHRIQLFQLRRTHLMPVREEALRALAKAVLGPFARERPHPDALLAAWQKTKRSVRELHERIFYRPLLNTAAKLSSEEARLTPEAAQGRLAALGYLDPQGAMRHIEALTAGVSRRAALQRQLLPILLGWLADGVDPDAGLLGFRRVSEALGTTHWYLGMLRDSTAAAERLCHVLSNSRLIADLLEVSPESVALLGTDKELTPLGFEAQWLEITSKMSRHENPESAMRLIRLIRRREILRVAIADSAGLLDQGQVGAALADTDRAAILGALRVAEGIVGASGPLKTRVLVVAMGRQGGREIGYGSDADVMYVHRGLPGVSEEEAQNQAAQIVGHISNLLTQPLKPAILAERVLMVDTDLRPEGKSGAMVRSLDSYAEYYRRWSLVWEAQALLRALPIAGDDELAADFVELIDPIRYPAELLEKDVREIRRIKARVEAERLPRGADPARHLKLGRGGLSDVEWLVQLLQLQHAGKHPELRTTSTVPALAAAASLGFLEADEAELLTKAWRLASRIRSANVIWTGRASDLLPSSRRDLEAVARWCGYEPGNAAALEEDYLRLSRRARAVFERVFYGQ; encoded by the coding sequence GTGAGCCTTGCCCGTCGCCTGATCTCCGCCGGTTTCAGCGACCTGGAAAAGGGGGAGCGGTTCCTGGCTGCCCGGGAACTGGAAGGAATCGACCAGCAGGCCCTGTTCGCGGGATTCCACCTTGCCGCCAATCCGGATACCGCACTGCAGTCACTGGTGCGCCTGATCGAAAAGCACCCCGACCTTCGGAAGCTCGCCGCGGCGGACATCGATACGAGCGAGCCGCTGTACCGGGTCCTGGGTGCCTCCGAGGCCCTGGGCGAATTCCTGATCCGCCATCCGGAACACCTTGACGCCTTCGACGTGGTGGCGAGCCCGGAACCGGTTCCGGCCGACGCCGGCGAACTCCGTGCCCGCCTCCTGAGGTCTGTCCAGGCCGACCCGAGGGTGCGTCGGCCGGTGGCGGGGCTGTCCGGCCCGGACGCCTATGCGGCTCTGCGGACCGCGTACCGCCGGGGAGTGGTGGACCTTGCGGTCAAGGACCTGTGCGCCGCCGATCCTCTGGACTTCATGCCCGCTGCGGGTGCCGAACTGGCGGACCTTGCCGGGGCGGCGATTGAGGCGGCGCTGGCCGTCTCCCGGGCCGAGGCGGGGGAGCAGTTCTCGGCATCGGAAGTCGCCGACGTCGGGCTGGCCGTCATCGGCATGGGCAAGTGCGGTGCCCGCGAACTTAACTACATTTCCGACGTCGACGTCATCTACGTGATCGATGCGGACGGGCTGGATGATGCCCGCGCCAACACGATTGGAACAGCCCTCGCCACCGGGATCTCGCGGGCCATCATGTCCATCGGACGGGAACCCGGCCTCTGGGAAGTGGACGCCAACCTGCGCCCGGAGGGCAAGTCAGGTCCGCTGGTGCGGACCCTGGCGTCCCACGAGAGCTACTACGCGCGGTGGGCCGAAAGCTGGGAATTCCAGGCGCTCCTGAAGGCGAGGACCATCGCCGGTGACGCCGAGCTGGGCGCCCGGTACGAGGCCGCGGTCCTGCCGCTGATCTGGGGTTCGGCCAACCGGGAAGGCTTCGTGGAATCGGTCCAGGCCATGCGCCGGCGGGTCACCGACAACATTCCGGCGGATGAGGAACAGCGCCAGATCAAACTGGGCCGCGGCGGCTTGCGGGACGTCGAGTTCACCGTGCAGCTGCTGCAGCTCGTGCACGGCAAGGCCGACGAGTCCCTCCGCCACCGGGACACCACCTCGGCGATCGCCGCGCTCTCTGCCGGCGGCTACATCGGGCGGACGGACGCCGCCGAATTCGACCACGCCTACCGGTACCTGCGGCTGCTGGAACACAGGATCCAGCTGTTCCAGCTGCGGCGCACCCACCTCATGCCGGTCAGGGAAGAGGCCCTGCGTGCCCTCGCGAAAGCCGTGCTGGGACCGTTCGCGCGTGAACGGCCGCACCCCGATGCGCTGCTTGCCGCCTGGCAGAAGACGAAGCGGTCCGTCCGAGAACTGCACGAGCGCATTTTCTACCGGCCGCTGCTGAACACCGCCGCCAAGCTCAGTAGCGAAGAAGCGCGACTGACGCCGGAGGCTGCGCAGGGCCGGCTGGCCGCCTTGGGGTACCTGGATCCGCAGGGGGCCATGCGGCATATCGAGGCGCTCACCGCCGGAGTGAGCCGGCGTGCGGCGCTGCAGCGCCAGCTGCTGCCCATCCTGCTGGGCTGGCTCGCCGACGGAGTGGATCCCGACGCCGGGCTGCTGGGTTTCCGCCGCGTCAGCGAGGCACTGGGAACCACGCACTGGTACCTGGGGATGCTGCGGGACTCGACGGCGGCCGCCGAGCGGCTGTGCCATGTGCTCTCCAACTCCCGGCTGATTGCCGACCTCCTGGAGGTCTCCCCGGAATCGGTGGCCTTGCTGGGGACCGACAAGGAACTGACCCCGCTGGGCTTCGAAGCACAGTGGCTGGAAATCACCTCCAAGATGTCCCGGCATGAAAATCCGGAAAGCGCCATGCGGCTGATCCGGCTCATTCGGCGCCGCGAGATCCTCAGGGTGGCCATTGCGGACAGCGCCGGCCTGCTCGATCAGGGCCAGGTGGGGGCTGCCCTCGCAGATACGGACCGCGCGGCCATCCTGGGTGCCCTTCGGGTGGCCGAAGGAATCGTTGGCGCGTCAGGGCCGCTCAAGACACGCGTCCTGGTGGTAGCCATGGGCCGGCAGGGCGGCCGGGAAATCGGCTACGGCTCGGATGCGGATGTGATGTACGTCCACCGGGGCCTGCCCGGTGTTTCCGAGGAGGAAGCACAGAACCAGGCCGCCCAGATTGTGGGCCACATTTCCAACCTGCTGACCCAGCCGCTGAAGCCCGCCATCCTTGCCGAGCGCGTCCTGATGGTGGACACCGACCTGCGGCCCGAGGGCAAGAGCGGCGCCATGGTGCGATCGCTGGATTCCTACGCCGAGTACTACCGCCGGTGGTCACTCGTCTGGGAAGCCCAGGCGCTGCTGCGCGCACTGCCCATCGCCGGCGACGACGAGCTGGCCGCCGACTTCGTGGAGCTGATCGATCCCATCCGCTATCCCGCGGAACTGTTGGAGAAGGACGTGCGTGAAATCCGCCGGATCAAGGCCCGGGTTGAAGCCGAGCGGCTGCCCCGCGGCGCGGATCCCGCACGGCACCTCAAGCTGGGCCGGGGAGGCCTGAGCGACGTCGAGTGGCTAGTGCAGCTGCTGCAGCTGCAGCATGCCGGCAAGCACCCGGAACTTCGGACCACGTCCACTGTGCCGGCCTTGGCAGCCGCAGCCTCACTGGGGTTCCTGGAGGCAGACGAGGCGGAGCTCCTCACCAAGGCCTGGCGGCTCGCGAGCCGCATCAGGTCGGCCAATGTGATCTGGACCGGCCGCGCCTCTGACCTCCTGCCGTCCTCGCGCAGGGACCTGGAAGCCGTGGCCCGCTGGTGCGGCTACGAGCCCGGCAACGCGGCAGCCCTGGAAGAGGACTACCTGAGGCTCAGCCGGCGTGCCCGCGCGGTCTTCGAGCGGGTGTTCTACGGGCAATAA
- a CDS encoding RDD family protein produces the protein MVDRKDIGSWLSGPDTSGISKYPGERLGLPESGPGSIARAGRRILAICIDWGLALVISNFAFGGDPWATLAVFAIEQILLIGTLGYSIGHRIAGIHVVRLGGAPAGPLAALVRALLLCLVIPAVIFDPDHRGLHDKAMNTVLVRM, from the coding sequence GTGGTTGATCGCAAAGACATAGGCTCCTGGCTCAGCGGACCGGACACGTCCGGCATTTCCAAGTACCCGGGGGAGCGGCTTGGCCTGCCGGAGTCGGGCCCCGGTTCGATCGCCCGTGCGGGCCGCCGGATCCTTGCCATCTGCATCGACTGGGGCCTTGCCCTCGTCATCAGCAACTTCGCGTTCGGCGGCGACCCGTGGGCAACGCTGGCCGTTTTTGCCATCGAACAGATCCTGCTCATCGGTACCCTTGGCTACAGCATCGGCCACAGGATCGCCGGAATCCACGTTGTACGCCTGGGCGGCGCACCGGCGGGTCCGTTGGCCGCCCTGGTCCGCGCCCTGCTCCTCTGCCTGGTCATCCCGGCCGTCATTTTCGATCCGGACCACCGGGGCCTGCACGACAAGGCGATGAACACGGTCCTGGTCCGGATGTAG
- a CDS encoding DUF4191 domain-containing protein yields the protein MANSPDSSKPTPAASDAPKRGLFSRKPKEAKVKKPNRLKQINEVFQMTRRHDPMVVWLMLLSFLGVVAVSFLVGYLLENWITGLIIGIPLGLLAATLILSRRAERAAFAQIENQPGASGAALGTLKRGWITEDQPVAVNPRTQDAVFRAIGRPGVVLVSEGPTHRVRPLVDAERKRLARILPNVTVHVIESGRGEGQVPLSQIAKKMNKLDKELTKLEVSAVAKRISSLGNRLPIPKGIDPYKARPDRKAARGR from the coding sequence ATGGCGAATTCCCCTGATTCCAGCAAACCGACTCCGGCAGCCTCCGACGCTCCGAAGCGTGGCCTCTTCTCTCGCAAGCCGAAGGAAGCCAAGGTCAAAAAGCCCAACAGGCTGAAGCAGATCAACGAAGTCTTCCAGATGACGCGCCGCCACGATCCCATGGTGGTCTGGCTCATGCTGCTGTCATTCCTGGGCGTCGTAGCTGTCAGCTTCCTGGTGGGCTACCTGCTGGAAAACTGGATCACGGGCCTGATCATCGGCATTCCGCTTGGTCTCCTTGCCGCCACGCTTATCCTCTCGCGCCGCGCTGAGCGGGCGGCGTTCGCCCAGATCGAGAACCAGCCGGGCGCCTCCGGTGCCGCACTGGGCACTCTGAAGCGGGGCTGGATCACCGAAGACCAGCCCGTCGCGGTCAATCCCCGCACCCAGGACGCCGTTTTCCGCGCCATCGGCCGTCCCGGCGTCGTGCTGGTCAGCGAGGGTCCCACCCACAGGGTCCGGCCGCTCGTCGACGCGGAGCGCAAGCGCCTCGCACGCATCCTGCCCAACGTGACCGTCCACGTGATTGAGAGCGGCCGCGGCGAAGGCCAGGTGCCGCTCAGCCAGATCGCCAAAAAGATGAACAAGCTGGACAAGGAACTCACCAAACTTGAAGTCAGCGCCGTCGCGAAGCGTATTTCCTCGCTGGGAAACCGCCTCCCCATCCCCAAGGGAATCGACCCCTACAAAGCCAGGCCGGACCGCAAAGCGGCCCGCGGCCGCTAG